A window of Polaribacter litorisediminis contains these coding sequences:
- the katG gene encoding catalase/peroxidase HPI, with the protein MKKIILGCLIVVISALFTTCQDKKESIDAYSGATKKSISNMKATSNSDWWPNQLNLSMLRQNAALSNPMGKDYNYIEEFNKLDYDALKNDIRKVLTESQDWWPADYGNYGGLFIRMAWHSAGTYRTGDGRGGSRSGQQRFAPLNSWPDNVNLDKARRLLWPIKQKYGDKISWADLLILTGNVALESMGFETIGFAGGREDVYEPNMDVYWGKETKWLDDERYKGDRELENPLAAVQMGLIYVNPEGPNGNPDPVLAAIDIRETFGRMGMNDEETVALIAGGHTLGKTHGAGPASHVGPEPEAADIEEQGFGWKSTYKSGKGADAISSGLEVIWTSTPTQWSHLFFFNLFENEWELSKSPAGAHQWEAKNPKMMVPDAFDSEKMHNPTMLTTDLSLRFDPVYEKISREFYENPDKFDKAFARAWFKLTHRDMGPKTTYLGPEAPKEDMIWQDPIPAVNHELITAKDISDLKASVLNFGLTISEMVSTAWASASTYRGSDRRGGANGARIRLAPQKDWKVNNPEQLAKVLTVLEKIQSDFNAKSGAKKVSLADLIVLAGNAGVEKAASNAGYPIEVPFTPGRMDAIQEQTDIASFELLEPMADGFRNYLKTPYKISTEELLLDKAQLLTLTPPEMTVLVGGMRALNANFDGSKHGIFTTNKDKLNNDFFVNLLDMSTEWKATSDTKEEFEGKDRNTGEVKYTATRADLIFGSNSELRALAEVYGSSNANEKFIKDFVAAWEKVMKLDRFDLIY; encoded by the coding sequence ATGAAAAAAATTATTTTAGGCTGCTTGATAGTTGTCATAAGTGCACTATTTACGACATGTCAGGACAAGAAGGAATCTATAGATGCTTATTCAGGTGCTACCAAGAAAAGCATTTCGAATATGAAAGCTACCAGCAATAGCGATTGGTGGCCTAATCAGTTAAACTTAAGTATGCTTCGTCAAAATGCTGCTTTATCGAACCCTATGGGTAAAGACTATAATTATATCGAAGAATTTAACAAACTTGATTACGACGCGCTTAAAAATGACATTCGTAAAGTATTGACAGAGTCACAAGATTGGTGGCCTGCAGATTATGGTAACTACGGTGGCTTGTTTATTAGAATGGCATGGCACAGTGCAGGTACGTATCGTACGGGCGATGGACGTGGCGGTTCAAGGTCTGGTCAGCAACGTTTTGCTCCCCTCAACAGCTGGCCTGATAATGTTAATTTGGATAAAGCAAGACGGCTTTTATGGCCTATAAAACAAAAATATGGTGATAAAATTTCATGGGCTGATCTATTAATACTTACAGGTAATGTAGCTCTTGAATCAATGGGTTTTGAAACTATTGGTTTTGCAGGTGGTAGAGAGGATGTGTATGAGCCTAATATGGATGTATATTGGGGTAAGGAAACCAAATGGTTAGATGATGAGCGTTATAAAGGGGATCGTGAACTTGAAAATCCTTTAGCTGCTGTGCAAATGGGATTAATTTATGTGAATCCTGAAGGACCAAATGGTAATCCCGATCCTGTTCTTGCTGCCATAGATATTCGTGAAACGTTTGGTAGAATGGGGATGAATGATGAAGAAACAGTCGCTCTTATAGCTGGAGGACATACCCTAGGAAAAACACACGGTGCAGGACCCGCTTCTCATGTTGGTCCTGAGCCTGAAGCCGCAGATATTGAAGAGCAAGGGTTTGGATGGAAAAGTACGTATAAATCAGGTAAAGGAGCTGATGCTATTAGTTCTGGTCTAGAAGTCATTTGGACCTCTACACCTACCCAATGGAGCCATTTATTCTTTTTTAATTTATTTGAAAACGAATGGGAGTTGAGCAAAAGTCCAGCAGGAGCACATCAGTGGGAGGCTAAAAATCCAAAAATGATGGTTCCAGATGCTTTTGATTCAGAAAAAATGCATAATCCTACGATGCTAACGACAGATTTATCATTACGATTTGACCCTGTTTATGAAAAAATCTCAAGAGAGTTTTATGAAAATCCTGATAAATTTGACAAGGCCTTTGCACGTGCCTGGTTTAAGTTAACACACAGAGATATGGGGCCAAAGACGACTTATTTAGGACCAGAGGCACCAAAAGAAGATATGATCTGGCAAGACCCTATTCCTGCAGTAAATCATGAGTTGATTACTGCTAAAGATATTTCTGATTTGAAAGCATCGGTTTTAAATTTTGGTTTAACAATCAGCGAAATGGTTTCTACAGCTTGGGCTTCAGCCTCTACATATCGTGGGTCTGACCGCAGAGGTGGTGCTAATGGTGCAAGAATACGCTTAGCACCTCAAAAAGATTGGAAAGTAAATAATCCAGAGCAATTAGCAAAAGTTTTGACGGTACTTGAAAAAATTCAAAGTGACTTTAATGCTAAATCTGGCGCTAAGAAAGTATCCCTGGCCGATTTAATTGTTTTGGCAGGTAATGCAGGAGTTGAAAAAGCAGCTTCAAACGCAGGGTATCCTATTGAAGTTCCATTTACACCTGGACGCATGGATGCCATCCAAGAGCAAACAGATATAGCGTCTTTTGAGTTACTAGAGCCTATGGCTGACGGTTTCCGAAATTATTTAAAAACTCCATATAAGATTTCCACAGAAGAGTTGTTACTTGATAAAGCACAATTACTCACACTAACACCACCTGAAATGACTGTTTTAGTCGGAGGTATGCGCGCTCTAAACGCTAACTTTGATGGATCGAAACACGGCATATTTACAACAAATAAAGATAAATTAAACAACGATTTCTTTGTTAATCTTTTAGATATGAGCACGGAATGGAAAGCAACTTCAGATACAAAAGAAGAATTTGAAGGTAAAGACAGAAACACTGGAGAAGTTAAGTATACAGCTACCCGCGCGGACTTAATCTTTGGTTCAAATTCCGAATTGAGAGCTTTGGCAGAAGTTTATGGTAGTAGCAATGCCAATGAAAAGTTTATAAAAGACTTTGTCGCTGCATGGGAGAAAGTTATGAAACTAGATAGGTTTGACTTAATCTATTAA
- a CDS encoding AAA family ATPase: MINKIEKLVSIGKYRNYTATGQVNFKKLTLIYGDNGGGKTTLTSVLRSLTSDNPSIIRSRISTAHTQNQAAQITQLGTPNIYHTFGASGWTRPFPNIEIFDIHFVNENIYSGFDFNEEHKKQLHQFVIGAQGVAIQNQIEQNKLDKANSRQNQTILESQLIQQVGNNITSELITSFLSIPSTDFNGIDPAITAAELKLTNARANSIIQTLQLTIPIAPVNANINFTTLLTDLQTTIQSIQNQTLEQLFASHCQDLNDNTIQSAENWLQTGYKYITSKESKNETDLNCPFCQQSINNSMDIISAYTSKFKEEFNAFLVRLRTHLTSLQNFNLDATIQGINTGCTSNNSKITFWANHLPNTVQAPINSLISNASELQTEFQTLISLVEQKIQNPTTAINTSSLTTFQTLIQDLTTNITAYNQSVTLYNTAITAFKGGIQTIENAQLEVDRLKRIKKRFEPAIVQICNQIVAEKQRLRALTTAYPILIQQQNTAATAFFSSYQTRINHYLGAIFKTPFRIDTVEHIAPRGRATQSKINYTLTINGNPISFDTNQPLSAKECLSEGDKSTIALAFFLSKLDIDPNHQNKILVFDDPLSSLDTNRRTYTIGIIKSALSQLKQVIVLSHNEYFLHAIGKDIPIADKSTLRIKQNFSANSSELEPCNLEELVQNDYFKHLKALENFRTNPDHSIKDTVLGWLRNVLESHLRFKFYRELRTMTGQQTFGRLISFLDTSGVIFRDNGNRSDIINNLNLINSVSWMPHHGNPAPNYSIIGINPHTITASELDNLIQDTLMLIDTRL; the protein is encoded by the coding sequence ATGATTAATAAAATTGAGAAACTTGTATCAATAGGAAAGTATCGTAATTACACAGCCACAGGACAAGTTAATTTCAAAAAACTTACTTTAATTTATGGAGATAATGGTGGCGGAAAAACAACTTTGACTTCTGTACTTAGGTCGCTTACTTCGGATAATCCTTCAATAATTAGAAGTAGAATTTCTACAGCTCATACTCAAAATCAAGCTGCTCAAATAACACAGCTTGGAACACCAAACATCTATCACACTTTTGGAGCTTCTGGATGGACAAGACCCTTTCCTAATATTGAAATTTTTGACATTCATTTTGTTAATGAAAATATATACTCTGGATTTGACTTTAACGAAGAACATAAAAAACAACTTCACCAATTTGTTATTGGTGCTCAAGGTGTTGCTATTCAAAATCAAATAGAGCAAAATAAATTAGATAAAGCAAATTCAAGACAGAATCAAACTATTCTAGAATCACAATTAATTCAGCAAGTTGGCAACAATATTACTTCTGAATTAATTACCAGCTTTTTGTCAATACCATCAACAGATTTCAATGGAATTGACCCAGCGATTACAGCTGCAGAATTGAAATTAACAAATGCAAGGGCAAATTCTATAATCCAAACTTTACAATTAACGATACCGATTGCGCCTGTTAATGCAAATATTAATTTTACAACTTTACTCACAGATTTACAAACAACCATACAGTCTATTCAAAATCAAACATTAGAACAGTTATTTGCAAGTCACTGTCAAGATTTAAATGATAATACCATTCAATCAGCCGAAAATTGGCTTCAAACTGGTTATAAATATATTACTTCTAAAGAATCTAAAAACGAAACAGATTTAAATTGTCCATTCTGCCAACAAAGTATTAATAATAGTATGGATATTATTAGTGCTTACACAAGTAAGTTTAAAGAAGAATTCAATGCATTTTTAGTTAGGTTAAGAACACATCTAACATCACTTCAAAATTTTAATTTGGACGCCACCATTCAAGGCATAAATACTGGTTGCACATCTAATAATAGTAAAATTACATTTTGGGCAAATCATTTACCGAATACGGTTCAAGCGCCAATAAATTCATTGATTTCAAATGCTAGTGAATTACAGACAGAGTTTCAAACTCTAATTTCATTAGTGGAACAAAAAATACAAAATCCAACAACAGCCATAAATACAAGTTCATTAACCACTTTTCAAACATTAATACAAGATTTAACAACGAATATCACTGCATATAATCAAAGTGTTACATTATACAATACTGCTATAACCGCATTTAAAGGCGGAATTCAAACAATAGAAAATGCTCAATTAGAAGTTGATAGATTAAAGAGAATTAAGAAAAGGTTTGAGCCAGCTATTGTTCAAATTTGCAATCAAATAGTTGCTGAAAAGCAACGTTTGAGAGCGCTAACAACTGCATATCCAATATTAATTCAACAACAAAATACAGCAGCAACCGCATTCTTCAGCAGTTATCAAACCAGAATTAATCATTATTTAGGTGCTATTTTCAAAACACCGTTTAGAATTGATACTGTAGAGCATATTGCACCACGAGGAAGAGCTACTCAAAGTAAGATAAATTACACGCTTACGATTAATGGCAATCCCATTTCATTTGATACTAATCAACCTCTTAGCGCAAAAGAATGTTTGAGTGAAGGAGATAAAAGTACAATTGCTTTAGCTTTTTTCTTATCAAAGCTTGATATAGACCCAAATCATCAAAATAAAATACTAGTATTTGATGATCCTTTGTCAAGTTTAGACACAAATAGAAGAACATATACTATTGGTATAATTAAATCAGCTTTATCTCAACTTAAACAAGTAATTGTTCTAAGTCATAATGAATATTTTTTGCACGCCATTGGAAAAGACATTCCTATTGCAGATAAAAGTACATTGAGAATTAAACAAAACTTCTCAGCCAATTCATCTGAATTAGAACCTTGCAACCTTGAGGAATTAGTACAAAATGATTATTTCAAACATCTCAAAGCGTTAGAAAATTTCCGAACTAATCCAGACCACTCTATAAAAGATACAGTTCTCGGATGGTTGAGAAACGTTTTAGAATCTCATTTACGCTTTAAATTCTATAGAGAATTGCGAACAATGACTGGACAACAGACATTCGGTAGATTAATTTCATTTTTAGATACATCAGGTGTGATTTTCAGAGATAATGGAAATCGCTCTGATATAATCAATAATTTGAATCTGATAAATAGTGTTTCCTGGATGCCACATCACGGAAATCCTGCACCTAACTATTCGATAATCGGAATAAACCCACATACTATTACTGCAAGTGAATTAGACAATTTAATACAAGATACTTTAATGCTAATTGACACAAGACTTTAA
- a CDS encoding CPBP family intramembrane glutamic endopeptidase: MIRKKYKKYLAVKILVVVMVVFLSVAIMLPLVKLASLFGINIQENTGLNFKPSFGLIFFFFLFGICSITIIWLAQKYIHQKPLSQLGFKPKIGRNLFFGFLFGVIIVASKNIIYGISAETIEYNPITVPDSVSFLTYVGYYIYFLIGFIAWNSFIEELGTRAYPIEKLKKYINPHIIFVIMGLIFTLGHFIAREFDAHYFIGLFGFSYVFSLLYYYSRSIWLVVGVHSGVNWVNFTFFGTNWEIGGLYNIKISNFPSWIYDYTGIIIYAMLLALIVLLNKKGFFDKHFPKTIK; this comes from the coding sequence ATGATAAGAAAAAAATATAAAAAATATTTAGCAGTTAAAATATTGGTAGTAGTAATGGTTGTATTTTTATCTGTTGCAATAATGTTGCCTTTAGTAAAGTTAGCATCGTTATTTGGGATAAATATTCAAGAGAATACGGGTTTAAACTTTAAACCAAGTTTTGGTCTCATTTTCTTTTTCTTTCTATTTGGAATATGTTCCATCACCATAATTTGGTTAGCGCAAAAATATATTCATCAAAAACCATTAAGTCAACTTGGATTTAAACCTAAAATTGGACGAAATCTATTTTTCGGCTTCCTATTTGGTGTAATAATAGTAGCGAGTAAAAACATAATTTATGGTATAAGTGCAGAAACCATAGAATACAATCCTATTACTGTTCCCGATAGCGTTTCATTTCTTACTTATGTTGGATATTACATTTACTTTCTTATTGGTTTTATAGCGTGGAATTCTTTTATTGAAGAACTTGGAACACGAGCATACCCAATTGAAAAATTAAAAAAATACATAAATCCGCATATCATTTTTGTTATAATGGGATTAATATTTACACTTGGGCATTTTATAGCAAGAGAGTTTGATGCTCATTATTTTATAGGTCTTTTTGGATTTTCATATGTTTTTTCTCTCTTATATTATTATTCTCGTTCTATTTGGTTAGTAGTTGGCGTCCATAGTGGTGTTAATTGGGTTAATTTTACGTTTTTTGGAACAAATTGGGAAATAGGTGGTTTATATAATATTAAGATTTCAAATTTCCCCTCTTGGATTTACGATTACACAGGAATTATTATTTATGCAATGCTATTAGCATTAATAGTGTTACTAAATAAAAAAGGTTTTTTCGATAAACATTTCCCTAAAACAATTAAATAA
- a CDS encoding helix-turn-helix domain-containing protein, which yields MNNKQNIYYGVKQKNITTENFNVSITHHNKDEIIPNHSHNKPYLCLLLSGNYTEKSNSKSIVNSGTLLYRRAEYEHSNVFNTNSNSCLNLELRNSDLFTSINNIQLPTNEFEKQISISISKLLVSINQNEDKDIIDLKCYETITDYFECNKVKGKLKWINNVIDYINDNPTENISLHKFAREFQLHPNYIIRKFKEKTGYKLSEYLEKIRFEHTIQEIVNSEDKLRNIALDNGYFDQSHFNKIFKKQLSITPSQFKKILKG from the coding sequence ATGAACAATAAACAGAACATATATTATGGAGTAAAACAAAAAAACATCACTACTGAAAACTTTAATGTTTCAATAACTCATCATAATAAGGACGAAATAATTCCTAATCATAGTCACAACAAACCATATTTATGTTTGCTGTTATCAGGAAATTATACGGAAAAAAGTAATAGCAAAAGTATTGTAAATTCAGGAACTTTACTTTATCGAAGAGCCGAGTATGAACATTCAAATGTGTTCAACACAAATAGTAATAGTTGCCTCAATTTAGAATTAAGAAACTCAGATTTATTTACCTCAATAAACAACATCCAACTTCCTACAAATGAATTTGAAAAACAAATATCCATTAGCATCTCTAAACTTCTTGTTTCAATAAATCAAAATGAGGATAAAGATATTATTGATTTAAAATGCTATGAAACCATTACAGATTATTTTGAGTGCAATAAAGTGAAAGGTAAATTGAAATGGATTAATAATGTTATAGATTATATTAACGACAATCCAACAGAAAATATATCATTACATAAATTTGCACGAGAATTTCAATTGCACCCCAATTATATTATCAGAAAATTTAAAGAGAAAACAGGTTACAAATTGTCTGAATATCTTGAAAAAATCAGATTTGAGCATACTATTCAAGAAATAGTTAACTCTGAAGATAAATTAAGGAATATTGCTTTAGATAATGGTTATTTTGACCAAAGTCATTTCAATAAAATCTTCAAAAAGCAATTATCAATAACGCCTAGTCAATTTAAAAAAATACTGAAAGGTTAG